In Sneathia sanguinegens, the sequence AGCAACATACCGAACCTAGAAGTTAAGCCTATATACGCCTAAAATACTCAGTAATGGGGAAGATTGGTAACTGCCAAGTTTAGGTGTCTTCGTAGCTCAGCTGGTTAGAGCATTTGGCTGTTAACCAAAGGGTCGTTGGTTCGAGTCCATCCGAGGACGCCATTTTTTTTTATTAATTATATTAATTATACATAGAAGGAAGGAAAAAGATGGAAAAGATTAATTTAAATGATATTGAAAGATATTCAGTTTCTTTTGAAAAAAAGAATTTAAAAGTTTTACAAAATTCTGTTCGTAAAAATGGAATTAATAATGCAACATTTAATACTGAAGCACAAATAAGAGACCAACATATTTATTCAGTTGACATTAAAACAGGTGCTGTTGCAAATCAAAAGCAATCTGGAAGATGTTGGATGTTTGCAGCACTTAATACTTTTAGACATAAATTAAATAAAGAATACAAATTGAAAGATTTTGAATTATCACAAACATATACATTTTTCTATGATAAATTAGAAAAATCAAACTATTTTTTAGAAAATATAATTAAAACTTTAAATGAAGATTTAGATTCAAGATTAGTACATTTCTTATTAGCAACACCACAACAAGATGGTGGACAATGGGATATGCTAGCTTCATTAATTGAAAAATATGGAATAGTTCCTAAGTATGCAATGCCTGAAGCTTTCCATAGTACAAGTTCTATGAGATTAGATGATTTATTAAATAAAAAATTAAGAAAATCAGCACAAATTTTAAGAACTATGAATGAAGAAGGAAAGACTTTAGAAGAAATTAGAGAAAAAAAAGATGATATTTTAAATGAAATATATTCTTTCTTAGTAGTTAGTTTAGGAAAACCACCTAAAACATTTACTTTCGAATATGAAGATAAAGATGGAATTTTTCATAGAGATATAGATGTAACACCTAAAGAATTCTTTGATAAATATGTTGGTATTAATTTGAATGATTATATTAGCTTAATTAATGCACCAACTAAAGATAAACCATATCACAGAACATTTACAGTAGATTATCTAGGAAATGTTCTTGGTGGAAGACAAGTTAAATATTTAAATGTTACTATGGATGAATTAAAACAAGCTACAATTTCACAATTACAAGATGGTGTTACAGTTTGGTTTGGTTGTGATGTTGGACAAAGTTCAGACAGACAATTAGGATTAATGGATTTAGATATATTTGAAGTAGATAAGAGTTTTGGTATAGACTTTTCTATGTCAAAAGAAATAGCACTAGATTATTGTGAAAGTTTAATGACACATGCAATGGTATTATCAGGTGTTAATTTAGTAAACTCTAAACCTAATCGTTGGAAAGTTGAAAATAGTTGGGGAGAACAACCAGGAAATAAGGGATATTTCGTTATGACTGATGAATGGATGGATAAGTTTACATACCAAGTTGTGATTAATAAGAAATATTTACCAGAAAATTTAAGAGAAAAAATAGAACAAGAACCAATAATATTAAAACCATGGGATCCAATGGGTTCATTAGCCTTAATGAAATAGGAGTTACATTTGTAACTCCTTTTTAATCTAATTTATTTTTTAAAGCCATTATGGCCATTATTATTGCAATGAGATCATCAGCTTGCCCAGCAATTGGTATAACATCAGGTATAATATCTATTGGCGAAGCAACATAAATAATAGCAAAAATAATTAATAAAATTTTTTTCATAATTTAACTCCTTAATTAAAGAATTTCATAAGCTATTCCAAATTTTTCCATTGCTATTTGTTTAGCATCTCTTGAATTAGTGGCATCTATTAAGACTTCACGAATTTTTCCAGTTTGTCTATCTTTTACTCTTACAAATATTCCCATATTAAATACTCCTTTTTCTTATATTATATCAATTTAAAATGACGAAAATTGTCAATTAGTTTCAAAAAAACATAACTTGACAAAATAGTATAAATATTATAGAATAAATCTATAATCCTTTCCCACAAAGGACCGTTATTCACGAAATATATAGGAGGAATTTAAGTGAATAAGTATACAAAATCACAAAAAAAAGAAGAAGTTATAAGAAAGTGGCATGAAATTGATGCTACAGGAAAAATATTAGGAAAATTAGCAACAGAAATTGCAGTTATTCTTATGGGTAAAGATAAACCAACATATACACCTCATGTTGATGGTGGAGATTATGTAGTAGTTGTAAATGCAGATAAAATTGCAGTTACTGGTAATAAATTAAAAGATAAAAAATACTACAGACATAGTGGTTACCCTGGAGGTTTAAAAGTTAGAACTTTGCAAGAAATGTTAGATAAGAAACCTACTGATGTTTTAAGAAAGGCAGTTGAAAGAATGTTACCTAAGAACAAATTAGGAGCACAACAAATTACTAGATTAAAACTTTATGTTACAGCTGATCATAAACACGGAGCACAAAAACCAGAAAAGGTAGAAAAGTAGGAGGTAAAATAAAAAATGGCAAAGTTACAATATTTAGGAACAGGTAGAAGAAAGACATCTGTTGCAAGAGTAAGATTAGTACCAGGAGATACTGGTGTAGTTATAAATGGAAAAGATATGAGAGTTTACTTTGAAGGAAGAGAAATTCTAGCTAAAATAGTTGAACAACCATTAGAAGTTACAGAAACAATGGATAAGTATAAAGTATTAGTTAATGTATATGGTGGTGGAAATTCAGGACAAGCAGGAGCAATTCGTCATGGTGTTGCAAGAGCATTGTTAGAAATTGATGCTGAATATAGAGCAGTATTGAAAGAAGCAGGATACTTAACAAGAGATTCAAGAATGGTTGAAAGAAAGAAATACGGAAAGAAAAAAGCAAGAAGAAGTCCACAATTTTCAAAGAGATAGTAAAAATAAAATACACCCACATTTATGGGGTGTATTTTTTTATAATTAAATTTTAAAAATCAACGATTTTAAAATATTTAGAATTTAAAAAATCTAAAGGATAAATTAAATTAGAGTTATTTTCTATTACATCACCTACTACATCTCTATATAGATTATATATGAAATGAGAGCAATATGTTGTTCCAATTGTCATATTTGGAGGAGTCAAGATGAAATATGAAAAATATAGATATTTAGTATAAATCTTATCTAGCAATTTTTTTCTAATTTCATCATTTATTCCCTTGTATCTTAATAAAATAAATTCTCTATTATCAGCAGTTAAAAATGAGAAAGGGAATTCTCTTAAGCCAAATTGCATATTCGGAAAATCTACAATTTTATTATTTTCTGTAACAAACATTACATGACCCCAAAGTTGTGTAACCTTATTTTTTCTAGGTTTGTATATAATGAGGTCACCTACTTTTGCTATATTATTTAATTTTTCAATATCTGCTGTATTTTTCCAATTTAATTCTCTAGCAAAAGTAAAAAAAGAAATAAAAAGGAATAAAATATATATTTTTTTCATAAGACCTACTTTAAAAATTTATCAGCTAAGGCTAAAGAAATTTTCTTATCGCCAATAGCAAATTCTATAACCAATCCTTTATCATCTATATTTTTTATACGACCTGTTCCATATGAATTATGTTTAACAACTTGTCCAATTTTAAATTTAGTATTAGGTGTAAATTTAAAAGGATTAAAGTTTTCTATTGAAGTTGTTTGTTTCTTAATTTCATTTGGTTTTATAAACTTATTTTCATATTCATAATAATTTTCATTCATATCTCTTGAGAAAGCTGAAATTGTTTTATTATACTCAGTAATACCATTAAGCGATCTAGATAAACAATAAGTGAAATATAGTTCTTGTTGAGCACGAGTTATTGCAACATAAAGTAATCTTCTTTCTTCTTCCAATTCGCTTGGTTCAAGTATAGAAGTATAAGTTGGAAATAGATCAGACTCAAAACCAGCTAAGAAAATTGTATCAAATTCTAAACCTTTTGAACTATGTATAGTCATAAGTTTAACCTTATCATCTGTAGAAACATTATCATTTGAACTTGAAAGTGAAGTTAAGGTTAAAAATTCATCCAAGCTTAAATTTTCAGTCATTTTTTCTAAATCATGTGTATATGTAAGTAATTCTAAAACATTTTGTTTTCTATCTTCAGCATTTTCTAATTTTGAAATATATTCGAAATAATCTATTTTTTCAATTAATTTTTGTAATAAGGCACTAACAGTTAAGGTGTCAACATCTTCAGCTAAAGTAGTTATTAAGTTATAAAATGAACTAACACGATTATTTGTGTCTTTTCCTAAAGCTTCTAATAAAGATATATTATTTTCCTTTGCAATATTTAAAATCTTTTCTTTTGTCTTGTCACCAATATTTCTTTTTGGATTACTTATACATCTATCAAAGGAAATAGAATCATTAGGATTGTTTAAAAATAAAAGATACGCAAGTAAATCTTTTACTTCTTTTCTTTGGTAAAAAGATAAGCCACCATAAATTGTGCAATATATACCATTTTTGTTTAATACTTGTTCTAAAATACGAGATTGTGCATTTCTTCTATAAAGTATTGCAAAATCACTTCTTTTTTTTGAAGAACTTTTTATTTTATTACAAATATATTGAGCTTCATCATAAGGATCACAAGCTTCATAAATTGTAGGTTTTTTTCCTAAGCCATTTTTAGTCCAAAGTGCTTTACCAAGAGAACTTGTATTTTTTGATATAACAGAATTTGCTAAATTAAGTATGTTTGAAGTAGATCTATAATTTTGTTCTAATTTAATAATTTTAGCTTCTGGGTAATCTTTTTCAAAATTAAGTATGTTATTTATATTAGCTCCACGAAAAGCATAAATACTTTGATCTTCATCACCAACTACACAAATATTTCTATACTTTTGAGCTAATAATTTAACAATGTTGTATTGGATGTCATTTGTATCTTGGTATTCATCAACTAAAATATATTTGTATCTTTCTTGAAGAATTGCTAAAATTTCAGGAATCATAAGTAATTTTTTACAATTAATAAGTATATCTGTAAAGTCCATACAATTATTATTAATCAAAGTTTCTTGATATTCCTTGTAGATTTCATAAAAAATTCTATTATCATTAATTTTTAAATTCATTTCTTTATCAAAAGTTTTTAAACATATACCATTTTCTTTACATCTTGATATTTTTGAATAATAGTCTGAAGCAGTTTTATCTATATTTAATTTTGAATTTTTAATTATCTTTTTTATTAATTTTTTTGAATCGTCAGCATCATAAATATTAAAATTGTTTGTAAAACCAATATTTGTTCCATATTGTCTTAATATTCTTATTGCAAAAGAATGAAAAGTAGATATTATCATTTGTTTTGCATCAGCACCAATTAAACTAGAAATTCTTTCTTTCATTTCAAGTGCTGCCTTATTTGTAAAGGTTAAAGCTAATATAGAATGGCTAGGAATATTACACTCTTTAACCATATGAGCAATTTTGTAAGTTATAGTTCTAGTTTTACCACTACCTGCACCAGCTAAAATTAATGTGGGACCAGTTATATAGCTTGCAGCTTTTTTTTGTTCGTCATTTAAGTTGTCTAAAATATTCATTGTCAATCTCCTATTAAATAATAAGAATTATATCACACTTAAATATAAAAATGAATATTTACAAAAAGTGTATTATTTGGTAAACTAAGTATATTGTGAATTTTGTTGAGGTGATATATGAAAAAACGAATAATATTTTTCACTATTCTAATTAGTTTGTTAAACTATTCTAAAGATATAGAGTTTAAAATTAAATTAGGAACAGAATTATCTTTTGGAATTGAAGGAATAGATATAGATTTAGATAAAGAAAAGACAATAAGGTTGCTTTTACCTAGAGAAGATAAATTTAAAGAAGCAAAAACAGATAATATAAATGAATTTTCTAAAAAAATAAAGAAATTATTGGAATCAGCAAAGGAAAAGCCAAAGACACAGGTAATGGCTAAAAGTAATAAAGAAGAAAATAAAGCTGATAAATTTGGGTTAGTTAAGGAAATTGTTAAAAAAGGTATAGTATTAGATGCTCCTATTATAGAGGGCGAAGTTAACATAAAAAAAATAAATACAAAAATAGGAGCTAGAATAGAACCTAGTACATTAAGATTTAATGATGAAAAATATAGTTTTAATGTTCAAAGAGCATATATTCAAACAGATACAGATACAAATATATTTAAAATGACAAACACCCTATATATTAAAGGTTATGAAAAAGAAAGAGTAGGCTTTGATAAGTTAAGATTAGAAAATAAGGAAAGAACAAAGGATATAACACAATTTAATAGTTCTGGTGTACTTATGCCAACTTCATGGTCAATTAGACCTAGATTAGCATATATGACTGCATTATCTAAAAAGGCAAGGGAAATAGCAATAGCTACTGGAGTTGAAACAGATGTAATAAAGACAGCTAATAAGAAATTGACTATAGGAGCAAATTATCATTTTTCTAATTTTAGTGATGATCTTTTAAATATAGATGAATTGAAAAAAGATTCAAAAAAGCTATCACCAGGTTATACAAAAGTTGAATATTTTAAAAATTGGGAACTTGGTAAAAATAGAAGTATAGAAAATGGTACTTTAACTGGTAAAAGAGGAAGTATAAGATCTGTAGGTTTACCTACAGGTACTCTATATGGGACTTCAGTAATGGATTATGCATTGAATCTTGCATATACATCATTAATAAAAGAATTAGGAAAAAAAGGTAAAGAAATAGATAATATATTAGAAAAAGTTCAAAAAGGCAAAAAAATGACCTTGGATGATTTTGTTAAATTAACTTCAAATGATGAAGGATATGCTAAATTAGCAAATCATTTTAAAAGTAATGAAAGCTTTTTGAAATTTATAGCTCCTTTTGTTGATAAGGCACTTTATGAATTTAAAATGAAAACAAATGACGAAGTTTCAAGTTATCATGTTCAAAATTTCATACCAAAGGACTATATAGATTATTTAAAATATTTTAAAAAAGGTATAAATGAAAAAATTGATGAGGATAAACCAAAGCCACCTACACCAAATCCTCCACAACCACCTACACCAAAGCCAGAACCTACACCAGAGGAAAGACCAAAGAAGTCAATAGCAGATGATATTGATTATTTGTTTCCAAAAGAACAATTAAAAGGTGTAGAAAAATTTATGGAAGCACCTAATTTGATAGGGAATATTAAATTGGGAGAAGAGATATATAATGGATTGAAGGGTGATTTTGAGTATTTGGGAGGAAAATTTGAAAGTAAAGATGCAATAAAGAATACTTTATTAGATATAACAAAAGAAGGAGTTTATTTTGATTGGTTTATACCTAAATTTGATATAAATAGAAGCAAAACATATAAAAACTTGAAAAAATCAATTAGTAATGTAAGCAATGAATTGTTAAAAAATAAGAAAAAAATAAATGAGGCATTAGAAAAAAACATAGCATTTTTGAAAACATTAAATGATAAAGATGATGAAAAAATAAAAAGAAGTATAAAAGAATTAGAAAATAGAAAAAAAGAAATAGAAACATCACTTAGCATATTAGAAAATATAAATAAGACATTGCAAAATTTAAATGTTTTAAGTGCAATTGGATTAAGTGCAGAAATTTACAGTAAATGGGAAACAATAAAATCAACAATAAATTCTTTCAAAAATTATAAAAAAGCATACCTAAAACCTATAGATGAAATAATTGGTATTAAAGGGACTGAATATATTAAGGGAGTGTCTGATATAGTTAAGCATCCAGAAAGAGTAGAAAGTTTTGATATGTTTCGTGGTTTGCAAATTTTGAAGTCTGAAAATGATATAGTTAGTGTAGACTTTGCTTCTAAATTAAATAAATATATTGATAAAGAATATAAACCATACTATGGTGTTGCACAGGGATTGAATATTAATATTAATTATTCTGATTTAGATAATTGTGTATTTACTAATTTGAATCTTGATAATAGTATATATAGTAATAATAATGACCATTTATATAGAGTTACAGGTTTATTGAATTTCATATACGAACCAGAATTTGCAGAAATAGGTGCAAATTTAAAAATAAATAATAGAGATATTTCTTTTAAAGAATTAAAGTATAATAAGTTGAATTTAGATGCAGATATGTACTTTAAATTAAAAGTCAAGAGTAAAAATTCTAAATGGATATTTAAACCGGGAATAAGTTATGTTGGAAATTTTGAACATATATTTTCAGAACAAGCACCAGTATCTGTTGATGTGTATAAAAGAGAAAATGGTATGTTGATTAAAAAGAAAGATGCACCTAAAACAAATAATAAGAATTTTGATGAAATTGTTCCGGGTTCCAAGGTTGATATATCTAAATATTCTAAATACTTATTTAAAGAAGGTTTAGATAAATATTTTGAAAAAGAAAAAAAATCAACAACAAATAAGTGGTTAAAACCTGTTAATATATTGATTCCATCTATGGAAATTGTATATAAACCAAATGAAAGTTATATGCTAAATTATGGAGTTGCTGTTCCTATTAAATATGTAGAGAATAGAATTGATGGTGTTATGATGAAACACTCACTTGGGTTAACTATAAATTTCTAAGAAAAAGAGGCTTTTGGCCTTTTTTTCGTAGCTTTAAAAAAAAAAGAATATATGGTACAATAATTAGTGAAAGTCAAACATTGTAGGAGGAAATGTGGAAGAAATAGTACAAAGGGTATCTAAAATTTTAGATATTAATGCAAAGAATGTAGAAGATACATTTAAATTATATGAAGAAGGAGCAACAATCCCATTTATTTCTCGTTATAGAAAAGAAGTAACTGGGGGACTTAATGAAGAACAAATAAGAGATATAATTGATAAAATAACATATGAACAAAATCTTGAAAAAAGAAAAGAAGAAGTTATACGATTAATAGATGAACAAGGTAAATTAACTGATGATTTGAGAAAGCAAATAAGTGAAGCAACAATTTTACAAAAAGTTGAAGATATTTATTTACCATATAAGAAGAAGAAAAAAACTAAAGCAGATATAGCTAAAGAAAAGGGTCTTGAACCTTTTGCAAAAAAAATATTGGATGGACTTAGCATAAAAGATTTGCAAAATTGTGCAGGTGAATATCTTAATGAAGAAGTTCAAAATACAGAAGAAGCAATAGAAGGAGCTTATTTGATACTTGCTCAAGATTTATCTGAAACAGTCAATTTGAGAGAATATTTAAGAGAACAAACAAGTCAAAATGCTATACTTTATGCAAATGTTATAGAAAAAAATAGGGCACTTGACGAAAGATTAGTTTATTCAAATTATTATGAATTTAATGAAACAGTTAAAACAATAGCATCTTATAAGATATTAGCAATTAATCGTGCAGAAAAAGAAAAGATACTTAAAGTTAGTCTTGATTTTGAAGAAAGTGTGAAATTAAAAATATTTAGATATTTATATAATCATTTCTTTAAAAAAGCAAATTCTGATATGAAGGAAGAATTAATGAAGGTAATTGAAGATAGTTATCAAAGATTACTTTTTCCATCTATAGAAAATGAGGTTAGAGCGAATTTAAAAGAGAATGCCGATAAGGAAGCTATTAATATTTTTGCTACTAATCTTGAAGCTTTATTATTGCAAGCACCGATTTATAAGAAGACTATTTTAGGTTTAGATCCGGGTATTAGAACTGGATGTAAATTAGCTGTAATTTCAAAAGAAGGTTTTTTTGTAACTTCTGATGTAATTTACCCTGTTAAGGGGGCGCATAGTGCAAGTATGCTAGAGAAATCTAAAATAAAATTGATTAAATATATTAAGGATTATAAAGTAGATATAATATCAATAGGAAATGGTACAGCATCTCGTGAAACAGAAGCTTTTGTTGCAGATGCGATTAAAGGCTTAAATTGTAAATATATCATTGTAAATGAAGCAGGGGCTTCTGTATATTCAGCTTCAAAATTAGCAGCAGAAGAATTTCCAGATTTAGATGTTACAGTAAGAGGAACTATATCAATAGCAAGAAGGGTGCAAGATCCTTTGTCAGAATTGGTTAAAATTGATCCGAAATCTATTGGTGTAGGTATGTATCAACATGATGTAAATCAAAAAGAATTAGAACAAGAATTGACTAATACTATAGAAAAAATCGTTAATAGAGTAGGTGTCAATTTGAATACAGCATCTTTTGCTTTACTTAGTTATGTATCAGGAGTAAAGAAAAATATTGCTAAAAATATAGTGGATTATAGAAAAGAAAATGGAGATTTTAAATCAAGAAAAGAATTAAAAAAAGTAAAAGGTTTAGGTGAAAAAGCTTTTGAACAAATGGCAGGTTTCGTTGTTATACCAGAATCAGAAGATCCATTTGATAATACTATAATTCACCCAGAATCATATAAGCTTGCTCAAGATATATTGAATTTAATAGGTATTACAAAAGATGAATTTAAGAAAGACTATAATTTAAGTCGTGAAAAATTAAATAATTTGGGACAAAAGGCAGTTTTAAATGAAATGTTAGCTAAAAATTATGGTAAGGAAACAATTATAGATGTATATAAGGCTTTATTAAAGGATAGAAGAGATCCAAGAGAAGATTATCCTATGCCTATATTAAAATCTGATATTTTGACTATGGAAGATTTGAAAGAAGGCATGCTATTAGAAGGTACAGTTAGAAATGCTACTAAATTTGGTGTATTTGTTGATATAGGTTTAAAAAATGATGCTATGATACATATATCAGAATTATCTGATAAATTTGTTAAAGATCCTACAAAAGAATTAACTGTAGGAGATATTATAAAAGTAAGAGTTTTAAGTATTGATAAAATAAGACATAGAGTTACATTGTCAAGAAAAGGAGTTAAATAATGGAATTAGACTATTCAAAAACCTTAAATTTACCTAAAACAAGTTTTAAGATGAAGGCAAATTTAGCTCAAAGAGAAGGTCTTCAATTAAGAGATTGGCAAAAGGCAAAAATATATGAAAAAAGTATAGCAGATAAAACAAAACCAGTATTTTTCTTACATGATGGACCACCTTATGCAAATGGAGACATTCATGTTGGACATGCTATTAATAAGATTTTAAAAGATATAATTTTGAAATATAAGAGATTAAGAGGATATAATGCACCATATATTCCAGGGTGGGATACTCATGGTTTGCCAATAGAATGGAAAATTATTCAAGAAAAAGGTGAAAAGCTTGCTTCAATGACTACTTTAGATTTAAGAAAAGAATGCAAAAAATATGCACTAAAGCAAGTAGAAAAACAAAAGAAGGATTTTGTTAGACTAGGGGTATTAGGTGATTGGGATAATCCATATATTACATTAAAACCTGAATTTGAAGCAGAAGAATTAAGAGTATTTAAAGAAATTTATGAAAATGGATATATATTCAAAGGGTTGAAACCAGTTTATTGGTCTCCAACAACTGAAACAGCTTTAGCTGAAGCTGAAATAGAATATAAAAATGTCAGTTCCCCAGCAATATATGTAAAAATGGATATGCTAGATGATGGCTTGAAGGCTATAGGAATGGATAGTGCAAGCATAGTTATATGGACAACAACACCATGGACTTTACCAGCTAATTTAGGTATAGCTTTGAATAAAGATTTTGAATATGGAGTTTATAAGACAGAAAAAGGAAATTTAATAGTTGCAAAAGAATTAGCAGAAAAAGCTTTTGCAAAAATGAATTTAAAGTATGACTTAATTAAAACTTTTAAGGGTGAAGTATTAGAAAGAACGCATTATCTACATCCTTTCTTTGATAGAGAAGGTTTAGTTATATTAGCTGATCATGTAACTCTTGAAGCTGGTACAGGTTGTGTACATACTGCACCAGGACATGGGGTAGATGACTTTATAGCAGGTAATAAATATGATCTTGGTATTTTATCACCAGTAGATGATAGAGGACATATGACTTTTGAAGCTGGTAAATATGAAGGTTTATTCTATAAAAAAGCAGAAAAGAAAATCGTTGAAGATTTATTAGAAAGTGGTCATATTTTAGCTTATGAAGAAATAGTTCACTCATATCCTCATGATTGGAGAAGTAAAAAGCCAATTATATTCCGTGCTACAGAACAATGGTTTATAAATATAGCAGACAGTGATATAAGAGAAAGAGCTATTAAAGCTTTAGATGAAATAACTTTTTATCCTCAATGGGGTAAAAATAGAATAAAGGCTATGCTTGAAGTTAGACCAGATTGGTGTATATCAAGACAAAGAGTTTGGGGTGTACCTATACCTATTTTCTATAATAAGAAAAATGAAATAATTTATCATAGTGATATTATGGATAGAGTAATTTCTTTAGTTGAAAAAGAAGGAACTGATATTTGGTGGAAATATAGTGCAAAAGAAATAATTGGAGAAGAATTACTTAAAAAATATGAATTAAATGCAGATGAAATAAGAAAAGAAAAGAGTATTTTGGATGTATGGTTTGATTCAGGGGTTACTCATAGATCAGTAGTTACAACAAGAGGATATAAAAGACCAGTAGATTTATACTTAGAAGGTTCAGATCAACATAGAGGTTGGTTTCAATCATCACTTTTAACTTCTATTTCTAGTACAAAAGATAAGCCATATAAGAGAATCTTAACTCATGGTTTTGTAAATGATGGTCAAGGTAGAAAAATGAGTAAATCTATAGGAAATACAATAGTTCCAAATGATGTTATTGAAAAATATGGAGCAGATATTTTAAGATTATGGGTATCATCAGTAGATTATAGAGAAGATGTTAGATTATCAGAAGATATTTTAAATAGAACTTCAGATTCATATAGAAAAATTAGAAATACAGCTAGATATCTTTTAGGAAATATTTATGATTTTAGTTATAGTAAGGATAAAGTAGCCTATGAAGATATGCTAGAAATTGATAAATGGGCTTTGAATAGACTAGAAAGATTAAAGAAAAAATTAGAAAAATTATATGATAACTATGAATTCTATAATATCTTCCAAGAAATTTCATATTTTTGTATTATAGAAATGTCATCATTTTATTTAGATATTATAAAAGACAGACTATATTGTGAATATAAAACAGGTTTGAAGAGAAGATCAGCACAAACAGTTTTAGCTGAAATTTTACAATTTTTAGTTCGTGTAATATCACCAGTATTATCTTTTACAGCTGAAGAAATATGGGATAAGATGCCAGAAGACTTAAAAGATTCAGAAAGTGTTTTATTAACTTCATGGATTTATGCAAATGAAAAATATATAGATGATGAATTAGAAGAAAAATGGAATAAATTAGCTAATTTAAGAAAAGAAGTAAATAAGAAAATAGAAGAAAAAAGACAAAAGGGTGAAATAGGTCTAGCACTTGATGCAAGAGTAATGTTAAATATACAAAATGAAAAATTTGATTTTGTAAAGACATATTCAGATTGGGATTTATCAGATATATTCTTAGTTTCTCAAATAGAATTTACAGATGAAAAATTAGAAGAAACAGAAATAGAAGGTGTTACAGTTAAGATTGTAAGAGCCCTAGGTAAAAAATGTCAAAGATGTTGGAAATATAGTGAAGATATGGGAGATGAAGCCTTTGGACAAGTTACAAAAAGAGATGCAGAAGTCCTTAGACTAATGAAAGAAAATGGAGAATTAAATGAAGAAGAATAATGAAAATTTTCTTTATGTAGGTATAGTTGTCTTATTATTACTAATAGACCAATTATCTAAGCAAGCAATGCGAAATTTAGCGAATGGTGTGATAGGCTATTCAATGAAAATATTTGGAGATTTCTTTAGATTAACCTATGTTGAAAATCACGGAGGTATTTTTGGAGTATTTCAAGGACATATAAAAGCTTTTACTATAGTTAGTTTAATAT encodes:
- a CDS encoding aminopeptidase C, with product MEKINLNDIERYSVSFEKKNLKVLQNSVRKNGINNATFNTEAQIRDQHIYSVDIKTGAVANQKQSGRCWMFAALNTFRHKLNKEYKLKDFELSQTYTFFYDKLEKSNYFLENIIKTLNEDLDSRLVHFLLATPQQDGGQWDMLASLIEKYGIVPKYAMPEAFHSTSSMRLDDLLNKKLRKSAQILRTMNEEGKTLEEIREKKDDILNEIYSFLVVSLGKPPKTFTFEYEDKDGIFHRDIDVTPKEFFDKYVGINLNDYISLINAPTKDKPYHRTFTVDYLGNVLGGRQVKYLNVTMDELKQATISQLQDGVTVWFGCDVGQSSDRQLGLMDLDIFEVDKSFGIDFSMSKEIALDYCESLMTHAMVLSGVNLVNSKPNRWKVENSWGEQPGNKGYFVMTDEWMDKFTYQVVINKKYLPENLREKIEQEPIILKPWDPMGSLALMK
- a CDS encoding DUF1232 domain-containing protein; the protein is MKKILLIIFAIIYVASPIDIIPDVIPIAGQADDLIAIIMAIMALKNKLD
- the rplM gene encoding 50S ribosomal protein L13, giving the protein MNKYTKSQKKEEVIRKWHEIDATGKILGKLATEIAVILMGKDKPTYTPHVDGGDYVVVVNADKIAVTGNKLKDKKYYRHSGYPGGLKVRTLQEMLDKKPTDVLRKAVERMLPKNKLGAQQITRLKLYVTADHKHGAQKPEKVEK
- the rpsI gene encoding 30S ribosomal protein S9; translation: MAKLQYLGTGRRKTSVARVRLVPGDTGVVINGKDMRVYFEGREILAKIVEQPLEVTETMDKYKVLVNVYGGGNSGQAGAIRHGVARALLEIDAEYRAVLKEAGYLTRDSRMVERKKYGKKKARRSPQFSKR
- a CDS encoding ATP-dependent helicase, whose amino-acid sequence is MNILDNLNDEQKKAASYITGPTLILAGAGSGKTRTITYKIAHMVKECNIPSHSILALTFTNKAALEMKERISSLIGADAKQMIISTFHSFAIRILRQYGTNIGFTNNFNIYDADDSKKLIKKIIKNSKLNIDKTASDYYSKISRCKENGICLKTFDKEMNLKINDNRIFYEIYKEYQETLINNNCMDFTDILINCKKLLMIPEILAILQERYKYILVDEYQDTNDIQYNIVKLLAQKYRNICVVGDEDQSIYAFRGANINNILNFEKDYPEAKIIKLEQNYRSTSNILNLANSVISKNTSSLGKALWTKNGLGKKPTIYEACDPYDEAQYICNKIKSSSKKRSDFAILYRRNAQSRILEQVLNKNGIYCTIYGGLSFYQRKEVKDLLAYLLFLNNPNDSISFDRCISNPKRNIGDKTKEKILNIAKENNISLLEALGKDTNNRVSSFYNLITTLAEDVDTLTVSALLQKLIEKIDYFEYISKLENAEDRKQNVLELLTYTHDLEKMTENLSLDEFLTLTSLSSSNDNVSTDDKVKLMTIHSSKGLEFDTIFLAGFESDLFPTYTSILEPSELEEERRLLYVAITRAQQELYFTYCLSRSLNGITEYNKTISAFSRDMNENYYEYENKFIKPNEIKKQTTSIENFNPFKFTPNTKFKIGQVVKHNSYGTGRIKNIDDKGLVIEFAIGDKKISLALADKFLK